The stretch of DNA ATCAAGACTATTAACTTTTACACGACCTTCATAACATAGAATTTCAAAGAAATTTTGTCTTGCAATAATATTAAATTCTGTACCCAAAACCTCAACAACTCCTAAATTTGTAAGCACTTTAAAGGTAGTACCCTTTTCTACATCAAAAAAAGCTTCGCCTACAAGTTTCACCTCTCTATTAGTTTCCCATCCTTTTGAATTAAAATCTATTTGAGAATTTGCATTAAGTTGTACTTTAGAATCATCTGGAAGTATGACCGCTAATTGTTCACTAAAACCTGTTTGGTAATGGGATTGTAAATTCAAGAAGTAGAATATTCCAAATGCAATTAGCAGTACTGCCGCAGCACTATACATCCAAATAGGAATACGTCTTTCAATCTTATTATTATCTTTTTCGGACTCTAACTGCTGCTGTAGTTTACTAAAAGCTGTTTGCTTATTATATGCTGGTGTTTTTAGTTTTTGAGCAACTTCATTAATCTTATTAAACTTATGGTAGTCACTAGATTTTTTAAACGCTTCTAACTCTTCGGTAGATAGATCACCCGAAACCCAACGTGCTAAAAAAGTATCGTCTAAGAAATTTTTTTCCATCTTTTAAGCTTTTATTCTACTATTAAAACAATTATCTTTTTTTACCCTACTTTAAATATCTCCTATACGCGCTCTCAACGTGACTAAAGCCTGACTCATTCGTTTTTCTACAGCTTTCACAGAGATTCCAACAATATCTGATATTTCAGAATATTTCTTCTTATCTATTCTACTTAGTAAAAA from Flavivirga spongiicola encodes:
- a CDS encoding FecR family protein, whose product is MEKNFLDDTFLARWVSGDLSTEELEAFKKSSDYHKFNKINEVAQKLKTPAYNKQTAFSKLQQQLESEKDNNKIERRIPIWMYSAAAVLLIAFGIFYFLNLQSHYQTGFSEQLAVILPDDSKVQLNANSQIDFNSKGWETNREVKLVGEAFFDVEKGTTFKVLTNLGVVEVLGTEFNIIARQNFFEILCYEGRVKVNSLDVMEETILKEGKAFRIVNGDLEKWTFTDRKSSWLQGESTFRNTPLFQVINTIENQFNVTINASKIDTNQKFTGGFTHKNLRLALKTVFETMNISYTIKDENKIILVNKTLKINI